In the genome of Tripterygium wilfordii isolate XIE 37 chromosome 19, ASM1340144v1, whole genome shotgun sequence, one region contains:
- the LOC119985939 gene encoding ribosomal protein S2, mitochondrial-like isoform X4, translated as MTLHSLVIQKLLSTNAHLGRRVAEAHHFKVFSYGVRNDQSIIDSDKTLICLRSAVQFISNMARNNARFMFVNTNPLFDEIVELMTKKIGLYSPRDSQIWRLGGFLTNRSSPKKFRSRNKKVCFGPVQPPDCVVVLDSERKSSIVLEADRLQIPVVALVDPAMPWEYYKRIAYPVPANESVQFVYLFCNVITKTFLLEQKRAGLFKGHGGSKEETKTIKGENGIF; from the exons ATGACGCTCCACTCTCTGGTTATTCAGAAGCTATTGAGCACAAACGCGCACCTGGGCCGCCGCGTGGCGGAGGCTCACCACTTCAAGGTTTTCAGTTACGGCGTTCGAAATGATCAGAGCATCATCGACAGCGACAAGACTCTCATTTGCCTACGCAGCGCCGTTCAGTTCATTTCAAACATGGCCCGCAACAACGCGCGGTTCATGTTCGTCAATACGAATCCACTATTCGACGAAATTGTGGAGCTGATGACCAAGAAGATCGGCCTCTACAGTCCCCGAGACTCTCAAATCTGGAGATTGGGTGGGTTCCTGACCAACCGTTCGAGTCCCAAGAAGTTCCGGTCGAGGAACAAGAAAGTGTGTTTCGGGCCGGTCCAGCCTCCCGATTGTGTCGTTGTATTGGACTCGGAACGGAAGAGCTCGATCGTGCTCGAGGCAGACCGTCTGCAGATCCCGGTTGTAGCGCTGGTGGACCCTGCGATGCCGTGGGAGTACTACAAGCGGATTGCTTATCCCGTGCCGGCCAATGAGTCGGTGCAGTTTGTGTACTTGTTCTGCAATGTGATTACAAAAACTTTCTTGCTTGAGCAAAAGAGAGCCGGATTGTTTAAAGGCCATGGTGGAAGCAAGGAGGAGACAAAGACTATCAAAGGGGAAAATGG CATTTTCTAG
- the LOC119985939 gene encoding ribosomal protein S2, mitochondrial-like isoform X1, protein MTLHSLVIQKLLSTNAHLGRRVAEAHHFKVFSYGVRNDQSIIDSDKTLICLRSAVQFISNMARNNARFMFVNTNPLFDEIVELMTKKIGLYSPRDSQIWRLGGFLTNRSSPKKFRSRNKKVCFGPVQPPDCVVVLDSERKSSIVLEADRLQIPVVALVDPAMPWEYYKRIAYPVPANESVQFVYLFCNVITKTFLLEQKRAGLFKGHGGSKEETKTIKGENGGSIVVKPGGNPKFPSLYKIGDQSLAAEGLISTICLILGKKFDEFKILQ, encoded by the exons ATGACGCTCCACTCTCTGGTTATTCAGAAGCTATTGAGCACAAACGCGCACCTGGGCCGCCGCGTGGCGGAGGCTCACCACTTCAAGGTTTTCAGTTACGGCGTTCGAAATGATCAGAGCATCATCGACAGCGACAAGACTCTCATTTGCCTACGCAGCGCCGTTCAGTTCATTTCAAACATGGCCCGCAACAACGCGCGGTTCATGTTCGTCAATACGAATCCACTATTCGACGAAATTGTGGAGCTGATGACCAAGAAGATCGGCCTCTACAGTCCCCGAGACTCTCAAATCTGGAGATTGGGTGGGTTCCTGACCAACCGTTCGAGTCCCAAGAAGTTCCGGTCGAGGAACAAGAAAGTGTGTTTCGGGCCGGTCCAGCCTCCCGATTGTGTCGTTGTATTGGACTCGGAACGGAAGAGCTCGATCGTGCTCGAGGCAGACCGTCTGCAGATCCCGGTTGTAGCGCTGGTGGACCCTGCGATGCCGTGGGAGTACTACAAGCGGATTGCTTATCCCGTGCCGGCCAATGAGTCGGTGCAGTTTGTGTACTTGTTCTGCAATGTGATTACAAAAACTTTCTTGCTTGAGCAAAAGAGAGCCGGATTGTTTAAAGGCCATGGTGGAAGCAAGGAGGAGACAAAGACTATCAAAGGGGAAAATGG AGGAAGTATCGTCGTAAAACCTGGGGGAAATCCGAAATTCCCGAGCTTATATAAAATAG GAGATCAATCGCTAGCAGCGGAGGGATTAATTTCTACCATTTGCTTGATACTGGGAAAGAAATTTGATGAGTTCAAAATTTTGCAGTAG
- the LOC119985939 gene encoding ribosomal protein S2, mitochondrial-like isoform X2: MTLHSLVIQKLLSTNAHLGRRVAEAHHFKVFSYGVRNDQSIIDSDKTLICLRSAVQFISNMARNNARFMFVNTNPLFDEIVELMTKKIGLYSPRDSQIWRLGGFLTNRSSPKKFRSRNKKVCFGPVQPPDCVVVLDSERKSSIVLEADRLQIPVVALVDPAMPWEYYKRIAYPVPANESVQFVYLFCNVITKTFLLEQKRAGLFKGHGGSKEETKTIKGENGRSIASSGGINFYHLLDTGKEI; the protein is encoded by the exons ATGACGCTCCACTCTCTGGTTATTCAGAAGCTATTGAGCACAAACGCGCACCTGGGCCGCCGCGTGGCGGAGGCTCACCACTTCAAGGTTTTCAGTTACGGCGTTCGAAATGATCAGAGCATCATCGACAGCGACAAGACTCTCATTTGCCTACGCAGCGCCGTTCAGTTCATTTCAAACATGGCCCGCAACAACGCGCGGTTCATGTTCGTCAATACGAATCCACTATTCGACGAAATTGTGGAGCTGATGACCAAGAAGATCGGCCTCTACAGTCCCCGAGACTCTCAAATCTGGAGATTGGGTGGGTTCCTGACCAACCGTTCGAGTCCCAAGAAGTTCCGGTCGAGGAACAAGAAAGTGTGTTTCGGGCCGGTCCAGCCTCCCGATTGTGTCGTTGTATTGGACTCGGAACGGAAGAGCTCGATCGTGCTCGAGGCAGACCGTCTGCAGATCCCGGTTGTAGCGCTGGTGGACCCTGCGATGCCGTGGGAGTACTACAAGCGGATTGCTTATCCCGTGCCGGCCAATGAGTCGGTGCAGTTTGTGTACTTGTTCTGCAATGTGATTACAAAAACTTTCTTGCTTGAGCAAAAGAGAGCCGGATTGTTTAAAGGCCATGGTGGAAGCAAGGAGGAGACAAAGACTATCAAAGGGGAAAATGG GAGATCAATCGCTAGCAGCGGAGGGATTAATTTCTACCATTTGCTTGATACTGGGAAAGAAATTTGA
- the LOC119985939 gene encoding ribosomal protein S2, mitochondrial-like isoform X3, producing MTLHSLVIQKLLSTNAHLGRRVAEAHHFKVFSYGVRNDQSIIDSDKTLICLRSAVQFISNMARNNARFMFVNTNPLFDEIVELMTKKIGLYSPRDSQIWRLGGFLTNRSSPKKFRSRNKKVCFGPVQPPDCVVVLDSERKSSIVLEADRLQIPVVALVDPAMPWEYYKRIAYPVPANESVQFVYLFCNVITKTFLLEQKRAGLFKGHGGSKEETKTIKGENGEEEVSS from the exons ATGACGCTCCACTCTCTGGTTATTCAGAAGCTATTGAGCACAAACGCGCACCTGGGCCGCCGCGTGGCGGAGGCTCACCACTTCAAGGTTTTCAGTTACGGCGTTCGAAATGATCAGAGCATCATCGACAGCGACAAGACTCTCATTTGCCTACGCAGCGCCGTTCAGTTCATTTCAAACATGGCCCGCAACAACGCGCGGTTCATGTTCGTCAATACGAATCCACTATTCGACGAAATTGTGGAGCTGATGACCAAGAAGATCGGCCTCTACAGTCCCCGAGACTCTCAAATCTGGAGATTGGGTGGGTTCCTGACCAACCGTTCGAGTCCCAAGAAGTTCCGGTCGAGGAACAAGAAAGTGTGTTTCGGGCCGGTCCAGCCTCCCGATTGTGTCGTTGTATTGGACTCGGAACGGAAGAGCTCGATCGTGCTCGAGGCAGACCGTCTGCAGATCCCGGTTGTAGCGCTGGTGGACCCTGCGATGCCGTGGGAGTACTACAAGCGGATTGCTTATCCCGTGCCGGCCAATGAGTCGGTGCAGTTTGTGTACTTGTTCTGCAATGTGATTACAAAAACTTTCTTGCTTGAGCAAAAGAGAGCCGGATTGTTTAAAGGCCATGGTGGAAGCAAGGAGGAGACAAAGACTATCAAAGGGGAAAATGG GGAAGAGGAAGTATCGTCGTAA
- the LOC119986149 gene encoding acanthoscurrin-2-like has translation MSCSKRTIVLLSLLGFLHCPINTCIAKKCCFEDHDLENLTKKLSVPESHAGFLGGFVSLAAGGGGGGGGGGGGKGGGGVGGGGGGKGGVGGGGGGGKGGVGGGGSKGAVRGGQGGSDGDGTDDGGSNGGVTGGGGSNGGGIASGGGGGGQSYSGGGGSKGGVVIASAPNNKRGLSVVFLLVIFNMMA, from the exons ATGAGTTGTTCTAAACGTACTATTGTTCTTTTATCGTTGCTTGGTTTTCTTCATTGCCCCATCAATACTTGTATTGCAAAAAAATGCTGTTTTGAGGATCATGATCTCGAAAACCTAACTAAGAAGCTCTCTGTACCTGAATCCCATGCTGGGTTTTTAGGTGGATTTGTAAGTTTAGCcgctggaggtggaggtggag gaggtggaggtggaggtggtaaAGGTGGAGGAGGGgtaggaggaggtggaggtggtaAAGGTGGagtaggaggaggaggtggaggtggtaAAGGTGGAGTTGGAGGTGGTGGATCTAAAGGTGCTGTAAGAGGTGGTCAGGGTGGATCTGATGGTGATGGGACAGATGATGGTGGATCTAATGGTGGAGTGACGGGTGGTGGTGGATCTAATGGTGGAGGGATAGCTAGTGGTGGCGGCGGCGGTGGACAATCTtatagtggtggtggtggaagtaAAGGTGGTGTAGTTATAGCCAGTGCACCCAACAACAAAAGAGGACTATCTGTCGTGTTTTTACTTGTAATTTTTAATATGATGGCATGA
- the LOC119986202 gene encoding glycine-rich protein 5-like gives MTGSKLLVVLVLSVVVFTTTSARKGSFEDQKNLFHHRGGGGLGGGGGGGFGGGGGVGGGAGGGAGFGGGAGGGAGGGLGGGAGGGGGFGGGGGGGLGGGAGGGAGGGFGAGGGAGSGIGGGAGGGGGFGGGGGAGGGLGGGAGAGGGFGGGAGAGGGLGGGWH, from the coding sequence ATGACTGGTTCTAAGCTTTTAGTAGTTTTGGTTCTTAGTGTTGTTGTTTTCACTACTACTAGTGCTAGAAAGGGCTCTTTTGAGGATCAGAAGAACTTGTTTCACCACCGTGGAGGCGGCGGACtaggtggtggaggtggtggtgggtttggtggtggaggaggggtAGGTGGTGGTGCTGGTGGTGGAGCTGGGTTTGGAGGAGGTGCTGGAGGTGGAGCTGGTGGGGGACTTGGAGGAGgagctggaggaggaggagggtttggtggtggtggtggtggaggattAGGTGGTGGAGCTGGTGGTGGTGCTGGAGGTGGATTTGGAGCTGGTGGTGGTGCTGGCAGTGGGATTGGTGGGGGAGCTGGAGGAGGTGGTGGgtttggaggtggtggtggagctGGTGGGGGACTTGGTGGTGGAGCAGGTGCTGGTGGAGGGTTTGGTGGTGGAGCCGGTGCTGGTGGTGGGCTTGGAGGTGGATGGCACTAA
- the LOC119986203 gene encoding glycine-rich cell wall structural protein-like codes for MTSSKLLLVLVLSVVVFTTTSARKGSFEDQKNLFHRRGGGGLGGGGGGGGGVGGGAGGGAGFGGGAGGGAGGGLGGGAGGGGGFGGGGGGGLGGGAGGGAGGGFGAGGGAGGGIGGGAGGGGGFGGGGGAGGGLGGGAGAGGGFGGGAGAGGGLGGGWH; via the coding sequence ATGACTAGTTCCAAGCTTTTACTTGTTTTGGTTCTTAGTGTTGTTGTTTTCACTACTACTAGTGCTAGAAAGGGCTCTTTTGAGGATCAGAAGAACTTGTTTCACCGCCGTGGAGGCGGCGGACtaggtggtggaggtggtggtggaggaggggtAGGTGGTGGTGCTGGCGGTGGAGCTGGGTTTGGAGGAGGTGCTGGAGGTGGAGCTGGTGGGGGGCTTGGAGGAGgagctggaggaggaggagggtttggtggtggtggtggaggaggattAGGTGGTGGAGCTGGTGGTGGTGCTGGAGGTGGATTTGGAGCTGGTGGTGGTGCTGGTGGTGGGATTGGTGGGGGAgctggaggaggtggtggatTTGGAGGTGGCGGTGGAGCTGGTGGGGGACTTGGTGGTGGAGCAGGTGCTGGTGGAGGGTTTGGTGGTGGAGCCGGTGCTGGCGGTGGGCTTGGTGGTGGATGGCACTAA
- the LOC119986201 gene encoding glycine-rich cell wall structural protein-like, translated as MTSSKLLVVLVLSVVVFTTTSARKGSFEDQKNLFHHGGGGLGAGGGLGGGAGGGLGGGAGGGAGGGLGGGAGGGAGGGLGGGAGGGAGGGLGGGAGGGAGGGLGGGAGGGAGGGLGGGAGGGAGGGLGGGAGGGGGGLGGGGGLGGGAGGGAGGGFGAGGGAGAGGGFGGGAGAGGGLGGGWH; from the exons ATGACTAGTTCTAAGCTTTTAGTTGTTTTGGTTCTTAGTGTCGTTGTTTTCACTACTACTAGTGCTAGGAAGGGCTCTTTTGAGGATCAGAAGAACTTGTTTCACCACGGTGGCGGAGGACTAGGTG CTGGTGGGGGGCTTGGAGGGGGAGCTGGTGGGGGACTTGGGGGAGGTGCTGGAGGTGGAGCTGGTGGGGGGCTTGGGGGAGGTGCTGGAGGTGGAGCTGGTGGGGGACTTGGGGGAGGTGCTGGAGGAGGAGCTGGTGGGGGGCTTGGGGGAGGTGCTGGAGGAGGAGCTGGTGGGGGGCTTGGGGGAGGTGCTGGAGGAGGAGCTGGTGGGGGGCTTGGGGGAGGTGCTGGAGGTGGAGCTGGTGGGGGGCTTGGAGGAGGtgctggaggaggaggaggagggctCGGTGGCGGTGGAGGATTAGGTGGTGGAGCTGGTGGTGGTGCTGGAGGTGGATTTGGAGCTGGCGGTGGAGCAGGTGCTGGTGGAGGGTTTGGTGGTGGAGCCGGTGCTGGCGGTGGGCTTGGAGGTGGATGGCACTAA